In the Candidatus Delongbacteria bacterium genome, TCAAGAACCCGAACCTGATCCGTATCGGAGATCTGATCCGGATTCCCGCACCCTGAAGCAACGGGAGGACACATGTCGGTTTACCGCGACATGTTGAACAAGCTGGACAACGACACCGGGACCGAGACCCCGCTGGTGTCCACAGGAACCCATCAGGTCAACACCGGATCCTTCCGGCGCGATCTGGGCAGCCTGGTCCAGTTGCTGGAACGCTACCAGAGCGCGAACGACCTGCGCTCCGTGATGTTCACCAATGTGGATGCCGAGGCCGGCGTGAGCAGCATCGTCACCCACACGGCGGGCATCCTGGGGGAAGTCTACCAGCAGGATGATCGCAGTTCGGTGCTCATCGTGGATGCCAATTACCGCTCCCAGACACCGCCGATGGCGCTTGCGGGACTGAAGCGCGGCGACGCCCTTGCGCGCTTCATGACCGGAGATGAGTCCATCGAGGCCTGTGTGCAGGCCAGCGAGCTGACTCGCGTGGACATGCTGCTGGGGCGCAGCCCCGATTCGAGCTGGATGACACGCCTGCCAGAGAAACAACTCCGGGCCCGCATGCAGCAATTGCGTGAACATTACCGTTGGGTGCTGCTGGACATGCCCCCCATGGACACTCCTGAGAGTCTGACCTGGTCGGCCGTGTGTGACGGGGTGATTCTGATCATCGAAGCGGGCAAGACCCGTCGCTATGCGGCCCAGGCAGCCGTGGAGCGCATGAAGTCGCACAATGCGAACCTGCTGGGCTGCGTGATCAACAAGCGCCAGCAGGTGATTCCCGAGTTCATCTACCGCTGGTTGTTCAAATAGGCAGGACCCGACCATGACGACCCAGACCCGGGGCACCCTGCGGGACGTGCTCTATACCCTGTTCAGCTACCGCTGGCTGACTCTGCTCACCTTCGTGGTGGTGGCGGGGGCGGGCATCGTGTTCACCATGCTCTCGCCCAGAATCTACGAGGCCAGCTCGAAGATCAATCTGGCCATCAACTACGAGCGTCTGCGGATCACGCAGACCGAGGCCAATACCCGACTGAACGTGGAACAGATGGTGGCCACGGAAATCGAAATCCTCAAGTCCTGGACCCTGCTGGAAACGGCCATGGATACGATGGAAGCACACGGCAAGCTGCCGCAGGGCACTCTTTCCGGTGCGGTGATGGCCAACCTGCGGATCGAAGCGGTGCGCAACACCACCTTCATCGAAGTCCGCTACCGCAGTTCCGATCCCGATTTCTGCCGGGACATGGTGAACCAGCTCGTGCATTCGTATTCGGAGTTTCGTCAGAACGCCGGTGAGAGCGACGACCAGTTGAGCAACTACGAGAAGATGATCGGGGACATCGACCAGCGCATCGAAGAGTCCGAATCGGAACTGTCGGAGTACAACGCCGACCGCGACATCGCGATACTCAGCGCCCAGCAGGGGCAGGAGCTGGACCAGATCGGCAAGCTGAGATCCGGGCTGCTCGAGCGCGAGCTGAGTCTGGCCCAGGAGAACGCGCGCCTGCAGTCCATGCAAGAAGTAGAACGCAATTTCGATCCGGTGAAGATCCAGCCGGACCTGCTGGTGGCCAACGGCCCTCTGCAGAGCATGTTCAACGCCTACAACGAGCTGTATCGCGACCGGCTGATGAAGTCCTCGATGTATACCCCCGAGAACCCCGAAATGAAGGTGCTGGACCAGCGTCTGGGGCAGATGAAGGCCGAACTCAAGACGCTGTACGCGACGTCCATCACGGGCCAGCGCCAGAAACTTGCCCTGCTTGAATCCGAAAAGGCCATGCTGCAGCAGCAACTGGTCAATGCCACGCAGCGCAAGCGCGAACTGTCGCGCGCCAGCAGTCGCCAGGCCATCCTCCAGAAGAAGCTGGACGACCTGCAGTCGGTGCGTACCGTGATCAACCAGAAGCTGGAAGAGACCCGGATCCTCTCCGTGAGCGCCGACCGGATGGAGATCCAGCAGATCTCGCCGGCGCAGAGGCCGATGCAGCCGATCAAACCCAAGGTGCTGTTCAACACGGTCGCCAGCCTGCTGCTGGGGCTGGTGCTGGCCTTCTCGCTGCCCTTCTACCTGCAGGTGATGGACAGCCGGGTACACACGGACATGGACGTGTTCAAGTCCACGGGTCTGCACACTCTCAGCGTGGTGCGCCTCTACAAGTAGCGAGATCCAGAAAGGACGCGCACATGATCCGGCGGCCACTCCTGTTGCCTTCCATCGGAATTCTGCTCCTGCTGGTCGGTTGCTCCTGCGACGATGAAAAAGCCGGCTGGAGCTCCCGCACGATCGGAGGTCTGCAGTCCGAGACACTCACGATTGGCGATCACACGCGGGTCACGGTGACCGAATCCGTGTCCTTCACCGAAGGCAGCAACCTGGTGCTCAGCGGCCAGGTGGAGTTCCTGATGTCAGCGAACACCAGCCTCGAGCTGCCCGCGGACTTCTCGGTGCCGGCCAGTGCGGGTGTGACCTTCCGCCCCGCCGATGCCACACCCTGGCAGAAACTGAAAGTGAGCCAGGCACAGGTCGATCTGCGCAACCTGACGATCCGGGGCGCCATCATCGGCCTGGACCTCAGCGGCTCAGGCGCGGCGACTCTGTCCCGCCTGACGATCTCCGAATGCGAGCAGTACGGACTGTACGCGGTCAGCCTGGACAGCCTGATCATCGAAGACAGCCGCATTTCCGACTGCGTCTCCGATGGCGCGCACATCAAGTTCAGCAAGACCCGGCTCTCAGGGGTGAGCGTGACAGGGTGCGCCTTCCATGGTGTCTATCTGCTGAGCGGACAGTCGCTGCTCGAGGATTGCACCCTGGCCAACAACGGCCTGACCGAAAATGGCAGCGGAATCACCGTGGACGGGACCGACAGTGCCTACTCGATCACCCACAGCCTTTTTGATGGCAACTACTATGGTCTGCGGGACACTGCCAACCGCGCTGTGATCCTGACCCAGTGCCAGTTCAGCAACAGCGTCTACTTTCCCCTGCTGTTCGCCCATCCCTTCGCCGACCGCGTCTTTCTTGAGCAGAACAACATCCTGCCCGGCCCAGGCGGGCGGCGCGTGGAACTGGCCACCACCGGAGCCTATCTGCCAGGACGCTATCTGCCTGCCATGCGGAACTGGTGGGGCACGACCAATCTGGAAGACATCGTGTCTTCAACCAGCCTTTCCGGAGATGGTCGCACCACCGCCAACTCAGATACGGTGCGAGTGGAGCCGATTCTTCTGGAGCCGTTGCCAAGCGCCGGTCCGCGCTGATGACCGCGGAGATCGCAAAAGAGCGGCACAGCCTGCTGGATCTGATGTTGCCGCTGTACGTGTTCCTGATGGTGCTGCTGGACCCATTGCCCACCGGGCATCTGATAGCCAACGCGATGTTCGTGCTGGTCTTCGCGCTCTTCCTGCTGGAACAGTTTTCCGGACAGACCAGATTGCGCGTCACTCCGGTCGCCGCCCTTTTTGTGCTGACCATCATCGGACATCTGCTGCCCATCCTCATGGGCAAGGCGATCTATCTGGATCTGGCGACCGATGGAGTGACACAGGCAAGCCTGCTGGTCTTGCTGCTGCTGTTCTTCTCCAGCACGCTGGAATCTCCGACAAGGCTGAAGAACTCCCTGCTGGCCGTGACACTGGCATTCATGGGAACCTACATCTGGGGACACCTGATACTGCAGCGCGAACTGGCCGGCCGCGCCATGGCCCTGTATGAGAATCCCAACGCAGCCGGTATCTGTGCCGTCTACACCTTGTTCTGCATCCGCATCCTCTGGGACCTCAAGCGAGATTCGAATGGGCGTCCACTGCTGAATGGCTGGCTGATCCTCGTCAGTCTCTGTGCCGTTCAACTGATCCTGGCGACACAATCGCGCAAGAGTCTGCTGGTGATCGTGCTGTTTCTCGGCTGGGAGGCGATCAAGTGGTTCAGGCGTTCCCGCTTCAAGATCCCCATGCTTGGGTTCGCGATGCTGGCATTGATGGCTTTCAGCACAACGCTGTATGTGCTTCCCGATGCCCCGGTGTTGAGGCGATTCAGCAATGCCTGGCGCACCTTCACCGACCCCACGGTCACGGCTTCGGAAGAGGATTCGGGCATCCTGATCCGATTGGAATTCTATCGCACGGGGCTGCAGATCATCCGGGAGAACCCGATCATCGGACAGGGTGTGGGTGCCTTCCGTGCCTTGTCCAACCAGCTGTCGAACGCCATCACCGAAGATCGTGTGACCCACTCGACATTTCTGGATATGTACATCGAGGGTGGCCTGCTGGCCTTCGTGGCCTACGTCGCGATCTTCGCGTCCCTCGTGAGGCTGCTCTGGCGTCGCCGCAAGGAACGCAGCACATACGTGCTGCTGGGACTGTTCGTGCTCTTCGCGGCCGGCCTCGAGTTGGGTTCCTGGCGCTACATGGACAAATTCAAATGGATGCTTCTGATCGCCATGTATTACATCGGTCGCGATGGCCTGTTGGAGCCCGAGGCTGAGCTCACGGCCGAAGAAGTTCATGAAACCGGTTTGCCGAACACTGCCGCCGTCCCGCGCCTGCAGGAACCCCTGCGGTGACATCCTCGAATCGATTTTCTGCGGATTGCCGGGTGCTGATCGGTGGCGACCTGTGCGCGATCCAGCGCAATGAAGCCGCTTTCATTCAAGGCGATCGCGCACACTTGCTGGGACCATTCGACAAGGTCTTCGCGTCTGCCGATCTGCGCATCCTGAACATCGAATGCCCCCTGATCAGCAGGCCGGATCCGCTTCCCAAGACCGGACCGGTACTTGGCGCACCCCGGGAAGCCATTGTGGGCATCCTGGCCATCGGCGTGGATCTGGCCGTTCTGGCGAACAATCACATCATGGATCATCGGACGAGCGGCTTGCTGAGTACTCTGGAGGCGCTGGATGACGCGCGGATCTCCCATGTGGGAGCAGGCCCCGATCTGGACGCCGCCTGGACGCCAGCGTTCGTGGA is a window encoding:
- a CDS encoding right-handed parallel beta-helix repeat-containing protein gives rise to the protein MIRRPLLLPSIGILLLLVGCSCDDEKAGWSSRTIGGLQSETLTIGDHTRVTVTESVSFTEGSNLVLSGQVEFLMSANTSLELPADFSVPASAGVTFRPADATPWQKLKVSQAQVDLRNLTIRGAIIGLDLSGSGAATLSRLTISECEQYGLYAVSLDSLIIEDSRISDCVSDGAHIKFSKTRLSGVSVTGCAFHGVYLLSGQSLLEDCTLANNGLTENGSGITVDGTDSAYSITHSLFDGNYYGLRDTANRAVILTQCQFSNSVYFPLLFAHPFADRVFLEQNNILPGPGGRRVELATTGAYLPGRYLPAMRNWWGTTNLEDIVSSTSLSGDGRTTANSDTVRVEPILLEPLPSAGPR
- a CDS encoding O-antigen ligase family protein; this translates as MTAEIAKERHSLLDLMLPLYVFLMVLLDPLPTGHLIANAMFVLVFALFLLEQFSGQTRLRVTPVAALFVLTIIGHLLPILMGKAIYLDLATDGVTQASLLVLLLLFFSSTLESPTRLKNSLLAVTLAFMGTYIWGHLILQRELAGRAMALYENPNAAGICAVYTLFCIRILWDLKRDSNGRPLLNGWLILVSLCAVQLILATQSRKSLLVIVLFLGWEAIKWFRRSRFKIPMLGFAMLALMAFSTTLYVLPDAPVLRRFSNAWRTFTDPTVTASEEDSGILIRLEFYRTGLQIIRENPIIGQGVGAFRALSNQLSNAITEDRVTHSTFLDMYIEGGLLAFVAYVAIFASLVRLLWRRRKERSTYVLLGLFVLFAAGLELGSWRYMDKFKWMLLIAMYYIGRDGLLEPEAELTAEEVHETGLPNTAAVPRLQEPLR